The proteins below are encoded in one region of Brachionichthys hirsutus isolate HB-005 chromosome 12, CSIRO-AGI_Bhir_v1, whole genome shotgun sequence:
- the nfe2l2a gene encoding nuclear factor erythroid 2-related factor 2a → MMEMEATHPKQGTDMIDILWKQDIDLGARREVFDSNHRQKEYEVQRQLELEEEKRLHLLRQQEAALLAQLQLDEETGEYIPRPPTSAPPPEVTQSVCFAEGGGDALSLDECLQLLADTFPVEETQDTSICLDTAAVVPMLSPDHPSLPPPSPLSSPAQTMSPDLEQAWMELLSLPELQHCLNTQLEDTLATTAYPLAKSPDLKDQSYPFFPMTDLTEGETNIVNARPAEFTHTFAGSDPNVAPTDRTVGKTPQFYDGFAAESFCDVFYPDAILEESKGRHESEMMPETPNKLPFSSLDLYSLSPRDASDRGKNNSDSGISLHSSPNVSSPGKSLYGDGSFIYSDSDTEEMDHNPGSSESDYSEMFAINFQLDDLQAVSSASEQPQLKLEMKPRPHKTDPAEESGHKNTPLTRDKQRRRSEVRLSRDEQRAKALKIPFTVNTIINQPVDDFNELMSKHRLNDAQLALVRDIRRRGKNKVAAQNCRKRKMENIVGLEGELDSLQEEKARLRCERNQNMVSLKEMKRELNSLYLEVFGMLRDEKGNSYSPSDYSLQQSTNGSIFLVPRVTKTSKSRENSPPA, encoded by the exons ATGATGGAAATGGAGGCGACGCATCCCAAACAG GGAACGGACATGATCGACATCCTGTGGAAGCAGGACATCGATCTCGGCGCCAGGCGCGAGGTGTTCGACTCCAACCATCGTCAGAAAGAATACGAGGTGCAGAGGCAGCTGGAGCTCGAGGAAGAGAAGAGGCTGCATCTGCTCCGCCAGCAGGAGGCGGCCCTGCTggcccagctgcagctggaTGAGGAAACGGGAGAGTACATACCCCGCCCACCAACCAGTGCCCCGCCTCCCGAGGTTACACAG AGCGTCTGCTTCGCAGAGGGGGGTGGCGACGCGCTGTCGCTGGACGAGTGCTTGCAGCTGCTGGCAGACACGTTTCCCGTGGAGGAGACGCAG GACACGTCCATTTGTTTGGACACAGCTGCCGTTGTGCCCATGCTGTCCCCAGACCACccttctctgcccccccccagcccgttATCCTCACCAGCACAGACCATGTCCCCGGATTTGGAGCAAGCCTGGATGGAGCTTTTGTCCCTCCCTGAGTTGCAG CACTGCTTGAACACACAACTGGAGGACACGCTGGCGACCACAGCTTACCCTCTGGCTAAAAGCCCCGACTTAAAGGATCAAAGCTATCCCTTCTTCCCCATGACCGATTtaacagagggagagacaaacaTCGTAAACGCCCGTCCAGCCGAGTTCACGCATACGTTTGCCGGCTCGGATCCCAACGTGGCACCGACCGACCGGACGGTGGGGAAGACTCCTCAGTTCTACGACGGCTTCGCTGCAGAAAGTTTCTGTGACGTTTTCTATCCAGACGCCATCTTGGAGGAAAGCAAGGGTCGCCATGAAAGCGAGATGATGCCCGAGACTCCGAACAAGCTCCCCTTCTCGTCCCTGGATCTCTACAGCCTTTCTCCCAGAGACGCTTCTGACAGAGGCAAAAATAACTCCGATTCAGGGATCTCGTTACACTCGAGCCCAAATGTTAGCTCCCCTGGGAAGTCCCTTTACGGAGACGGGTCCTTCATTTACAGCGACTCAGACACGGAGGAGATGGACCACAACCCCGGAAGTTCAGAATCCGATTACTCGGAGATGTTCGCAATAAACTTCCAACTGGATGACCTTCAAGCTGTTTCTTCTGCATCGGAGCAGCCCCAACTGAAGCTGGAGATGAAACCCAGACCACACAAGACGGACCCGGCCGAGGAGAGCGGTCACAAGAACACTCCCCTCAccagagacaagcagaggagACGCTCCGAGGTGCGTCTCTCCAGAGACGAGCAGAGGGCGAAGGCCCTCAAAATCCCTTTCACTGTGAACACGATCATCAATCAGCCCGTGGACGACTTCAACGAGCTGATGTCGAAGCACCGACTGAACGACGCCCAGCTGGCCCTGGTCCGGGACATCCGCCGCCGAGGCAAGAACAAGGTCGCTGCCCAGAACTGTCGCAAACGCAAGATGGAGAACATAGTGGGTCTGGAGGGCGAGCTGGACTCCCTCCAGGAGGAGAAGGCCCGTCTCCGCTGTGAGAGGAACCAGAACATGGTCAGCCTGAAGGAAATGAAGCGGGAGCTCAACAGCTTGTACCTGGAGGTGTTTGGCATGCTGAGAGACGAGAAGGGGAATTCTTACTCCCCGTCCGACTACTCCCTGCAGCAGTCGACCAACGGCAGCATCTTCCTCGTTCCTCGCGTTACCAAGACTAGCAAGAGCAGAGAGAACTCGCCTCCCGCTTAA